The sequence ATCCCACAAGAAAATTTGGGATGTTTTTTTATTTGGAAGTTCCTGAGGACGGTCTAGAAGCCCATCCCACAAGATTTTTCTAATGCACAAAATTAGGGTATCTAAGAGTTTGAAAACACGCCCTAGGGGGAATCAAACAAAATATTTGATACTTCTCTAACAATTAAAAAATTTAATCAGTAGGGTGAGTAATACTCTCCCTACAAATAAATTACAATCCTTAAACTTAGTTACCTGACAAACAAATACCGCAAGCCAATTAGTAATAAAAATATTCCATACAGCTTCTTGATCATTTCACTACTAATAAAAGGCTGATTTGCAAACAAAGCCCCAAACAAGTTTCCGATTATAAGACCAACTGCGATAATTACGGCATATTTTATATTGAGATTGCCGTTGCGATAGTAAATAATAGCAGCCAAAATTCCTATTGGTAATATTTGAGCGGCAATAGAAGTACCAGTAGCAAACTTTTGATCCAAACCAATTAGCAGCACCATAGCTGGCACCATAATTGCACCGCCGCCGATACCAAACATACCGCCAGCTACACCTGCGACAAGACCGATGAGTAATAATTGAAGGAGTATATTAGACATAAAAAATGATTGTTTGATTGCTAATTATAAATTTATTTCCGTTGATAAGATAGACTTTGCTAACATTCCATGCACACCTTTTTGCGGAGAATTGACCACCTGAGTGATGCGAAAATTTACCGCCAAACTGCACAATACATAAGCATCTTCTGGTGATATTCCTGTTAAGTTTACCAGAAAATCAATCATATTTTTTAAAGCCTGATCTAAGGCTGCATCTAAAGTTTGACCAAATCCCATTGTGATGATATCTGTATGAGTTTCAGCCATTGGTGTTGTCAGTTGCAAATCCTTGCGAAGTTTTAATTGAATAGTACCGTTCATGGATGTTTCAATGGCGGTGACGTTCACTTCACCATCTCCCTGTGCAGAATGTCCATCACCTATAGAAAACAAAGCACCAGGAACGAAAATAGGCAAAAATACTTTTGAACCCGCTTGTAGTTCACGGTTGTCAATATTACCTCCATAACAACCAGGAGGAATGGAAGAACGTTGCGTTTCTGGAGTGGCGACACCAAGAATGCCAAAAAACGGTTTCAAAGGAACTTTAATACCACTGTTTACAGGAAATTCAGCAACATTGTTTTCTAAATCAAGGGGAATGAATCTCAAAGCTGGTTGATTGAACTGCTGTGGTAACGCTCCCCAACCTGTACGAATAGCATTGAAACCAATGAGTAATCTAGGTTTAATGGCTTCTAATTTTACTTCCAAAACATCCCCCGGTTCTGCCTCCCGCACATAAATTGGCCCTGTCAGCAAATGGGGACCATCTGCAATTTTGCGTTCTGCTGGCAGATTTTGGCAAATATCAATAAATTCTGATGTGATAAATTCGCTTGGTGCTTTGTCGTAAATATAGTAACCAGTATATGTTTCCACATCTACTGTATCACCGGAGTCAACAATCAGTACTGGTTCTAATAAATTAGAAAATCCGCCTAGATGTACTGTATTTTTAGTAGCTTTGAGAATGTGATGAGCCATTGCCGCTGTTGTAGTTACTTCATAGATATTAAATAAAATTTATACAAATCATAGCTACATTACAATCTCTTGAGAGTTTACACTGTTGATATGCTCGAATTATTTATTGAACATACTTAAAATTTCTTAAATTACTTATATCAATTCTCTGTAAAAATGCGCTTAATATTTATATAGCCCAAACCCTAGAAGGGTTGGCTATAAGAACTAAGCCCGTCTGTGCGGGCTATATTAAGAGCGTTTTCATAGATAAATGGTATTAATACAATATTGCATAAATTCCTAACTAATCAAATTTGAAAAGCCTCTGCGCCCCCACCGAAGCTTTGAGCGGAGGTTTCCTCCGCTCAAAGCTTCTCTCTACCGTTACTCTGCGTTCTTCTACGTTTAAAAAAGCTACGATTTGACACAAACCTGTACTTAGGTTTGCTAAGCTTAAATAATATTTTTGGTATGCTCGCTAATTGCTTTAAGTATAAATCCTAGTTTTCATTTTGACTGTTATATTTTATCTTGGAAAGGAGCGTAGTAAAAAACACACAATCTTACTAAAAAAAATCGTTAAGACGCAATAAGGAATTATAAATATGAGAAGTACAGGAGTAGCTTATCTGCTTTGGTTAACTTGTCTTCTTGGATTAGCCGGAACTCACCGTTTTTATAGTGGTAAGTATGTTACTGGAATAATATGGCTGTTTACATATGGGTTATTTGGTTTTGGTCAACTTATAGATTTGCTTCTCATACCAGGAATGGTTGAAGAAAAAAATCTCAAATATAAGTTACTTTATGGTAGTCCTAATCAGAATAATACCCCGCATACCCAACAAGTAATTATTAATGTCGCTGATTATATAGCTCCAAATGCAAATACTAATAAGTCATTATCTTCCAAGTCTGATATTCAGATAGTTCTGGAATTAGCTAAAAATAATGGTGGAATTATATCTGTAACAGATTGTGTGATTGCTACTGGTAAACCTATTGTGGAAATAAAGCAGACTATTGATAACCTATGTTCTGAAGGTTTGTTAGAACCAAGTAATCATCCAGATACTGGCGCAATAGTTTATAAGCTTATTTAATTTGATTGGAATGAGCAACTGGAGGTTGAAAATTAAAAATTAGGAATTAATCATATTTACTAAAGTTAATCTTTAAGTTACAATTATTTTCTTTTCTAAATATGTTTCATACCGTCAAGAAATCTAGGTAAGTTTTAATGTAGTGCAAGCTTCTTAATCTATGCGATAAAAAAACCTGCACCATGCCACCGATTAGCTTCATTGGCTAGAGTTGGGTGATATACTCTGTGCAATCTGCCAGAAATCGGCGGATGTGATTGGCGATCGCATCTCCCTCTTCTTCTAAGGCAAAATGTCTTGCAGATGAAACTCTATGTTTTTCAAGTCGCGTTGATAGGGATGAGCACCTTTGGCAGGAAAGATGAAATCATTATCTCCCAGTAAACTTTGTTGTACTGAGAGTCTTCTTACTCCATTTAAGATAGCGATCGCCAGATGTCCAAAGGCGATAAAAAATGCGGGCGCTCTTTATGAGCAGTTATGGTGAGCCAATCAATTGGTTATGACGCTGCTAAACATGTGAAGGGACGCAAACGGCATCTGACGGTTAAAGCTATTTCAACTCATCTACAACATTTATGGGAATCAAACGGAGTCTATTTGAGCAGAAAATCAAATTGTTGCTGAGACAGGTACGAGCAACAGTACAACGCCATATCAGTATCATCATACTTGCAGTATTGTTCTTGGTGACGGCAATATTGCCCAGCACTGCTCATATGGTTACAGGAAATTTGCTCGCTCAAGCTTCGCTGAATGCCGAAAATTTGGTAGAGCAAGGCAAAGCTTTATATGAAGCTGAAAAGTTTAATGATGCAGTCAAGATTTTGCAACAAGCAGCCGCCGCCTTCGCTGGCAGTGGTGATAAATTAGGACAAGCCATGACTTTAAGCAATTTGTCCTTAGCTTATCAACAACTTGGCTTATGGAAAGAGGCAGAAGGTGCGATCGCCCAAAGTCTTAACTTATTACAAAATTTGGAGCGATCGCAAGAGCGTGCGGGAATTCTCGCGCAAACTTTAGATGTTCAAGGGCGCTTGCACTTGACACGGGGACAAACCGAAAATGCTCTCAATAGTTGGCAACAAGCCGCT is a genomic window of Fischerella sp. PCC 9605 containing:
- a CDS encoding sulfite exporter TauE/SafE family protein, which produces MSNILLQLLLIGLVAGVAGGMFGIGGGAIMVPAMVLLIGLDQKFATGTSIAAQILPIGILAAIIYYRNGNLNIKYAVIIAVGLIIGNLFGALFANQPFISSEMIKKLYGIFLLLIGLRYLFVR
- a CDS encoding acetamidase/formamidase family protein produces the protein MAHHILKATKNTVHLGGFSNLLEPVLIVDSGDTVDVETYTGYYIYDKAPSEFITSEFIDICQNLPAERKIADGPHLLTGPIYVREAEPGDVLEVKLEAIKPRLLIGFNAIRTGWGALPQQFNQPALRFIPLDLENNVAEFPVNSGIKVPLKPFFGILGVATPETQRSSIPPGCYGGNIDNRELQAGSKVFLPIFVPGALFSIGDGHSAQGDGEVNVTAIETSMNGTIQLKLRKDLQLTTPMAETHTDIITMGFGQTLDAALDQALKNMIDFLVNLTGISPEDAYVLCSLAVNFRITQVVNSPQKGVHGMLAKSILSTEINL
- a CDS encoding NINE protein, encoding MRSTGVAYLLWLTCLLGLAGTHRFYSGKYVTGIIWLFTYGLFGFGQLIDLLLIPGMVEEKNLKYKLLYGSPNQNNTPHTQQVIINVADYIAPNANTNKSLSSKSDIQIVLELAKNNGGIISVTDCVIATGKPIVEIKQTIDNLCSEGLLEPSNHPDTGAIVYKLI